Proteins encoded in a region of the Leifsonia sp. PS1209 genome:
- a CDS encoding PLP-dependent aminotransferase family protein, which translates to MAVEWSNSSPELLVRLDRDSGVPLRAQLQSQVRAAIQDGRLATGERLPSSRDFAASLGVARGTVQDCYEQLRSEGYLVAQTGSATRVAAVQVEPVEGVGEAPTAGVQHDLPARVADFASGVPDLGTIPRDDWTWAIREATRSAPNAAFDYGDPRGDPSLREVVAAYLRRVRGMNARSAQIVVCAGFAQGVALTFRALARRGIATMAVEDPGSIGTVTRAAEAVGGSAVPVPVDELGIDVAALDASGARAVVLTPAHQWPTGVVLAPERRRELLAWAVRRDGIIVEDDYDAEFRYDREPIGSLQGLAPDRVVTLGTVSKSLAPALRLGWTVTPAWLADEVAAAKESADRGAPTLDQLALARLIESGRYDRHLRRMRTLYAARRDALASALLAHAPTVRLTGLAAGFHAVAHLAPDADEQQIVDEARTRGVALYGMSTYRSTNSPHPPQLVFGFGNTSEESIRAGVAALADLLR; encoded by the coding sequence ATGGCGGTGGAGTGGTCCAATTCGAGTCCCGAGCTGCTGGTCCGGCTGGACCGCGACTCCGGCGTTCCCCTGCGCGCCCAGCTGCAGTCGCAAGTGCGGGCCGCGATCCAGGATGGGCGGCTCGCGACGGGCGAACGGCTCCCCTCCTCGCGCGATTTCGCGGCGAGCCTCGGCGTGGCGCGCGGAACGGTCCAGGACTGCTACGAGCAGTTGCGGTCGGAGGGCTACCTCGTCGCGCAGACCGGGTCGGCGACGCGCGTCGCCGCGGTGCAGGTCGAGCCGGTCGAGGGAGTCGGAGAGGCGCCGACCGCCGGGGTGCAGCACGACCTACCCGCCCGGGTCGCCGACTTCGCGTCGGGAGTCCCCGACCTCGGCACGATCCCGCGCGACGACTGGACGTGGGCGATCCGCGAAGCGACGAGGAGCGCCCCGAACGCCGCCTTCGACTACGGCGACCCGCGCGGAGACCCGAGCCTGCGGGAGGTGGTCGCCGCGTACCTCCGGCGCGTCAGGGGGATGAACGCTCGGTCTGCCCAGATCGTCGTGTGCGCGGGATTCGCCCAGGGCGTCGCGCTCACGTTCCGCGCACTCGCCCGGCGCGGCATCGCCACGATGGCGGTGGAGGATCCCGGCTCGATCGGCACGGTCACGCGCGCGGCGGAGGCGGTCGGCGGCTCGGCCGTGCCCGTGCCGGTGGACGAGCTCGGCATCGACGTGGCGGCGCTCGACGCGAGTGGAGCACGCGCGGTGGTGCTGACCCCCGCGCACCAGTGGCCGACCGGCGTCGTTCTCGCCCCCGAGCGGCGCCGCGAGCTGCTCGCCTGGGCCGTGCGCCGCGACGGCATCATCGTGGAGGACGACTACGACGCCGAGTTCCGCTACGACCGCGAACCGATCGGATCGTTGCAGGGGCTGGCGCCGGACCGGGTGGTCACGCTCGGAACCGTGAGCAAGTCACTCGCGCCCGCCCTGCGCCTGGGCTGGACGGTGACGCCGGCCTGGCTCGCAGACGAAGTGGCGGCCGCGAAGGAGTCCGCCGACCGCGGCGCACCGACGCTCGACCAGCTCGCCCTCGCCCGTCTCATCGAGTCCGGACGCTACGACCGGCACCTCCGCCGGATGCGCACCCTCTACGCCGCCCGCCGCGACGCGCTCGCCTCTGCTCTGCTGGCGCACGCGCCGACGGTGAGACTGACCGGCCTGGCGGCGGGGTTCCACGCGGTCGCCCACCTGGCACCGGATGCGGACGAGCAGCAGATCGTCGACGAGGCCCGCACGCGCGGGGTCGCGCTCTACGGGATGAGCACGTACCGCTCGACGAACAGCCCGCATCCGCCGCAGCTGGTGTTCGGGTTCGGCAACACGTCGGAGGAGTCGATCCGCGCTGGGGTGGCGGCCCTCGCCGACCTGCTCCGGTGA
- a CDS encoding NAD-dependent succinate-semialdehyde dehydrogenase, whose amino-acid sequence MTSTLPAPTTASLPLVSDLFIDGEWRQGSARTTFPVVDPSDGSTIADFAIATREDCLAAVEAASAAQAAWADTPPRQRSELLRAAYEVLTDEVELFAEIMIRENGKSYADAIGEANYAKEFFRWFAEEAVRIPGEYRLSPAGDKRIVVDRQPIGVSLLITPWNFPAAMATRKLAPALAAGCTVILKPARETPLTAAYVVDVLRRVGFPAGVVNLVTPVPTGPIVAEMLAHPAVRKLSFTGSTEVGRELLHACADTVVSASMELGGNAPVVVLPGADLDVTVRESLLAKMRNGGSACTAANRFYVHSSIHDEFVARLAGELGALKVGPGLDRSNQLGALVSVKERDKVAALVDSAVRDGATVVQGGRSSAVGAFYDATLVTDVRHGSEINANEIFGPVTAVVRYDDVDEAVRMANDTIFGLMAYVFGEEREAIAVARRLEAGMIAINRGVVSDPAAPFGGVKQSGLGREGSSEGILEFLEEKYLALTA is encoded by the coding sequence ATGACCAGCACCCTCCCCGCGCCGACCACGGCCTCCCTTCCGCTCGTCTCCGACCTCTTCATCGACGGCGAATGGCGGCAGGGATCGGCCCGGACGACGTTCCCCGTCGTCGACCCGTCCGACGGCAGCACCATCGCCGACTTCGCCATCGCCACCCGCGAGGACTGCCTCGCCGCCGTCGAGGCCGCCTCTGCGGCGCAGGCGGCCTGGGCGGACACCCCGCCCCGGCAGCGCAGCGAACTGTTGCGCGCCGCATACGAGGTGCTCACCGACGAGGTGGAGCTGTTCGCCGAAATCATGATCCGCGAGAACGGCAAGTCGTACGCAGACGCGATCGGCGAGGCGAACTACGCCAAGGAGTTCTTCCGGTGGTTCGCCGAGGAGGCCGTGCGCATCCCGGGCGAGTACCGGCTCTCCCCGGCCGGAGACAAGCGCATCGTGGTCGACCGCCAGCCGATCGGGGTCTCCCTGCTGATCACCCCCTGGAACTTCCCGGCCGCAATGGCGACGCGCAAGCTCGCGCCGGCGCTCGCCGCCGGCTGTACGGTCATCCTGAAGCCGGCCAGGGAGACGCCGCTGACCGCCGCGTACGTGGTCGACGTGCTGCGCAGGGTCGGCTTCCCGGCAGGTGTGGTGAACCTGGTCACCCCGGTGCCGACCGGGCCGATCGTCGCCGAGATGCTCGCGCATCCTGCTGTCAGGAAGCTCTCCTTCACCGGTTCGACCGAGGTCGGCCGCGAACTGCTGCACGCCTGCGCTGACACGGTGGTGAGCGCGTCGATGGAGCTGGGCGGTAACGCCCCGGTGGTCGTCCTCCCCGGCGCCGACCTCGACGTGACGGTGCGGGAGTCCCTACTGGCCAAGATGCGCAACGGCGGCTCGGCGTGCACTGCGGCGAACCGCTTCTACGTGCACTCCAGCATCCACGACGAGTTCGTCGCACGCCTGGCCGGCGAACTCGGAGCGCTGAAGGTCGGCCCCGGCCTCGACCGGTCCAACCAGCTCGGCGCCCTGGTCTCCGTCAAAGAGCGCGACAAGGTGGCTGCTCTCGTGGACTCGGCGGTGCGCGACGGTGCGACCGTCGTGCAGGGTGGCCGCAGCTCGGCGGTGGGTGCGTTCTACGACGCGACCCTGGTCACGGATGTCCGCCACGGCTCCGAGATCAACGCGAACGAGATCTTCGGACCGGTCACCGCCGTGGTGCGATACGACGACGTGGACGAGGCGGTGCGGATGGCGAACGACACCATCTTCGGCCTGATGGCCTACGTCTTCGGCGAGGAGCGGGAAGCCATCGCGGTCGCACGCCGCCTGGAGGCCGGCATGATCGCCATCAACCGCGGCGTGGTGAGCGACCCCGCCGCCCCCTTCGGCGGCGTCAAGCAGAGCGGGCTCGGCCGCGAAGGCTCCAGCGAGGGCATTCTGGAGTTCCTGGAGGAGAAGTATCTGGCCCTGACGGCGTGA